A genomic stretch from Caldalkalibacillus uzonensis includes:
- a CDS encoding ATP-binding cassette domain-containing protein, whose product MNVVDNVAIGLKFRKFNKTEQKRRVEKWLGRFHITHLPRQHAHTLSGGESQRISLAVP is encoded by the coding sequence ATGAATGTGGTCGATAATGTGGCCATAGGGTTAAAGTTTCGTAAATTTAACAAAACAGAGCAGAAACGGCGGGTGGAGAAATGGCTGGGGCGATTTCACATTACCCATTTGCCCCGTCAACATGCCCATACCTTATCCGGAGGAGAGTCCCAAAGAATCAGTCTGGCCGTTCCCTAG
- a CDS encoding putative holin-like toxin, whose translation MKIHEALMLMIAFATLVVTVIAVAQGQKKK comes from the coding sequence GTGAAAATCCATGAAGCTTTGATGCTGATGATTGCTTTCGCTACTCTAGTGGTGACAGTGATCGCTGTAGCACAAGGACAAAAAAAGAAGTAA